One part of the Malus sylvestris chromosome 2, drMalSylv7.2, whole genome shotgun sequence genome encodes these proteins:
- the LOC126594797 gene encoding pentatricopeptide repeat-containing protein At2g35030, mitochondrial-like isoform X1, translating into MSEPCVVAWNAMIDGFGKNGEMDYAVLLFESMPERDVVSWTSVISGFGRNECGCAVLSLFASVNYVSGFCRNGCSENVISSGLSMLIWLHFASSVFGGSAALFKFELYFSLVAVFVRILVIMLKNSAEKNENKKKRKD; encoded by the exons ATGTCTGAACCATGTGTGGTTGCGTGGAATGCGATGATTGATGGGTTTGGGAAGAATGGGGAAATGGATTATGCTGTTTTGCTATTTGAAAGCATGCCGGAAAGGGACGTGGTTTCATGGACAAGCGTTATAAGCGGGTTTGGGAGAAATGAGTGtggttgtgctgttttgagtctcttTGCTTCCGTAAATTATGTCTCTGGTTTCTGTCGGAATGGGTGCTCTGAGAACGTTATTTCTTCTGGCCTTTCTATGCTAATTTGGttacactttgcttcttctGTCTTTGGGGGTTCTGCAGCTCTTTTCAAGTTTGAG CTGTATTTCAGTCTTGTTGCTGTGTTCGTCCGTATACTGGTTATCATG TTGAAGAACTCGGCCGAGAAGAATGAgaataagaagaaaagaaaggattgA
- the LOC126594797 gene encoding pentatricopeptide repeat-containing protein At2g35030, mitochondrial-like isoform X2, with amino-acid sequence MSEPCVVAWNAMIDGFGKNGEMDYAVLLFESMPERDVVSWTSVISGFGRNECGCAVLSLFASVNYVSGFCRNGCSENVISSGLSMLIWLHFASSVFGGSAALFKFELSNRSLKLCCSCISVLLLCSSVYWLSC; translated from the exons ATGTCTGAACCATGTGTGGTTGCGTGGAATGCGATGATTGATGGGTTTGGGAAGAATGGGGAAATGGATTATGCTGTTTTGCTATTTGAAAGCATGCCGGAAAGGGACGTGGTTTCATGGACAAGCGTTATAAGCGGGTTTGGGAGAAATGAGTGtggttgtgctgttttgagtctcttTGCTTCCGTAAATTATGTCTCTGGTTTCTGTCGGAATGGGTGCTCTGAGAACGTTATTTCTTCTGGCCTTTCTATGCTAATTTGGttacactttgcttcttctGTCTTTGGGGGTTCTGCAGCTCTTTTCAAGTTTGAG TTATCTAATCGTTCTCTGAAATTGTGTTGCAGCTGTATTTCAGTCTTGTTGCTGTGTTCGTCCGTATACTGGTTATCATG TTGA